The following DNA comes from Simkania negevensis Z.
TTCCTGGCGCATGGCGTGTAGTCGAACTGCAGGTTGCCTATGCTCGCAAAGGGCTTCGGGTGATCGACTAAGGGAAACTTGCCTTTCAAGAGAATCCATATGACCCGTCACTGTTTGGCCTATCGAAATTTCAGGGTCAGATGTAACAACACCTGAGCGAACTTCTGCTGCACTAGGGAAATTATGATTAGCAGGATTTAGGCATCTTTCGAGGTGTTCAAGTGCTTCAATTTCAGCGGGATTGTCAACTTCACAGAAATAACTTCGAACTTGCTGTAAAAGAGTTGTTTTTTCCCTTCGAATATCTGAAGAGATTCCCTTGCTTCCAATAAATGCAAAATGCATAAGATATTGCTTTAACTCTTGCTCCCGTCGTCCCTCATCCGGCTCACGAATAAGCCTTTGAACGAGTTTGTAAGCTCGGGCCTCAGAAGAAACAAAAGCGCTTTGCGCAAGGGCCTGTAAACGTGTTTTATCCTTGTTTTTGAAATGAGGAATACCGTGGACAATAACTTGAAGCTTTTGAAGGTCTCCGCGAGAAAGGGTAGTGCTAGGACTTCGATCTAGTACTTTAACGTCTTTATGCTGAATTTTTTCACTAATTTCAGGGTCTGAGTAAGATTGACTTAAACTACTTTCTTTTAGCACTTTTGATATAAACCGAACCGCATCCTTCACAAGCACTTCAGGCTCAGAGTCATGTGCCATATAGTAATGATTTAAAATTGAAATTGCTTGTTTAACTGAAGTGCATGCTGCCATCTTCCCACCTTTCCTTAAATTCTTATTAAATAAATATTCATGAATGTTGAAAGCAGACTAATTAAGTAATTGGAAGTAAGCAATTTGAGAAATACTCAAAAGAAATAATCCGCTTTCCAATAAACAAACAGAAATTAAGCAACTCAAAAAGAGCTACTTCACTAAATCAGTTCATTTATTGAGGTATTGAAAGCGTCTTATTAGATGACGATATTATAATGCGTCTTTTAGATACCTCTATTCCACTAAGGTTATATGTTAATTTAAAATCTCCCTAACAAAAAACATTATCCTTAATTAAATTATATAATTTTATTTAATTAATAATCAAAATAAAATTATATAATATATTAAATATATTTAATGATTGATATTTAGAAACTTATGATAAAATGAGAAGGGAAGAAACTAGTTACTAGAGTGTTTGAAAAAAACGTGTTAAACCGCTAATATACAATGAAATATCGACATAAATCTCTTTGAGATTTCAGTGTCGCATTATCTAAGAAGTTGTATTGATTCGTCTGGCGCGATTTGATAGGTCCAAAATGACTCATCTTCACTTAGCAAGCGTCTCTCATAGTGGAGCTTCCCATTTTGCTCTGTAACAATGAGATGAACACCATCTGGGACCTCGATCATCTGATCCCCTTGAAAAGTCACATTTTCAGCTTCAAATCGGCTATGTCCTTGCAGGTGGATTGTCAGACTAGCTCGACGCTTGATTTCGTGTTTCCAAAAAAGGTGGTCCTCAGCATTCCAATCGATTCCTCCGTTTTCAATGCGAACATTTTTCAGTGAGCATTGCCCTGTACGGTTAGAGTAGACAAGTTGTCCATGAGAGTCTTTGTGCCCCATGAGATTATCGGCGAAAATGAGCAAACTACCATCTAAAAAAAGGCTTTTCATTTCTAAATCGGCAATTTCTAATTGGAGCTCTGAGCCATACCGAATTTCCCCTCCTTGAATCTTTTGCCGAATGATCGAGTAAAAAGGACCAAGGGCTGGATGATAACTCATGAGAAAAGAGGGACCTTTCCGCAAAAATGCCGACTCATCACCAACCTCGAGTAGCTTCATCCCACAATCTTCACTGAGAAGTTCTTGAGCATTTTGCATAAAATCGTAAAAGCAACCCTCAGGAGTTTCGAGAAGTTCCCCGTCAGAAACGGTTTTCCGTTTAGTTGTCGAAATGGTCTTGCGCCGCTCATTAAACGTCACGTAGGTCGGTAGATCCTCAGGAGTCCCTTCTTGCATTGGTATCGCAAAAGCATCGGCAATATTTTGCATTGTCGTTTCTAGCCGAGCAATCGGCTCTTTTTTTATCCCTTCAGTTGGAAGATAATGAGTCCCCATACGAAAATTCACTAAAAGCCCTGGGAAAGGAAGCATTTGAACGGCTTCTTGAACAGCTTCTAAATCAACAAAGAGAATGTTGGTATTAGAAGGAAAGTTAGAAAATGCACTTGTTTCATCTCTGGGCTTGTCTTTAATCCCATTCTTTTCGAAGTCACAGTATTCGACATTTGTCACCGCCATCACTTTTCCCTCTGCCGTCTTTTTTTCTTTCAAAACGACCATTCCTTCATGAGCATTGACCCGTCTTTCACAAGAAGCAAATCCAAACGCTCTGTTTTTTTCATGTCCCACACCTAAAAATGCCATAAGGCCATAATCAACAGCTGCCATGGGATTATTAATTTGCCTCACAAGTGCTTTCTTTTTCCCAAGTGAGTGTAACCAATCGAAAATGCCTTTTTCCTCAGCAAGTTTCCAAATGACACCATGCCCTCCTGGACGAAGCTGGAGTTTCAGGGGCTTTTTCAAACACCAATTTCCCGCTTCAGTAAAAACAGGAACGGAGGGTTGAGTGAAAAATTTGAAGCTATCACGAGGACGCCCAAACCACTGGTTTTTCACGCAAATTTCTTGAATGTGATCATCATTCCGATTCACTTTGGAAGTCATCAGTGCCAAAGGAGTGAGAACCTGCTCATCAAATAGCTTGTAATAGAGATATTCTCGTGCTTGCAGGTCATGCACCATTCCCTCTAGGAGCTGTTTTCCTTGAAAAATCAAACAAGCTGCAGGAAGTCCCTTTCCTGTTTGACCATCTTTCAATTGCAGACGATCTGCAGCACCGCCAACAGGATAAAACTCGGCCATATGTTTTTGGCTGCGGATTCCTTCTAAAATGGCGTGACGTACTTCAAGCGTATCTTCTTTTGAAAGATCAATTCCTGGAGGAGGTTTAAATGTGACTTCTTCGTGTGGCTCATCTGTTTTTGCTAAAATCGATAAAACTAAACATTGGTATCCAACAATTCCCCCAATGTCTTTGAAAAACTCATCAATTACAAGAAGCTCATCAAGTAACCGGCGAAAGTAAGGAACTGGATCGACAACATTTGCCGGAACATCAAAAAGACGTGGACCTTGATTGATTGCAAACGTTGCTTTGATTGTGTACTCACAGTCTTGTGAAAGTCCTGCTAGAAATGTGCGCAAAGGGGAAGCTTCTGCAAAGTAAGTATGCACTTCACTAAGCTCGTCTAAAAGGGCGATTTTCTCGGCGTAACTAGAAACACTGGTTAAATCTGAAAGGAGATGAGTTAAGCGAGAAATTTCATAGTGAACAGTGGTATCACTTTCAGCTGCTTGCAGAGTCGAAGAGAGTGCAAGTAGTGTCACCAGTAGACTTTTCGTTTTCAATATCACGCCTCTATAGCTCACGAGTATCTTGCCGAAGATTATCATAATACCCCTTTAGTTGTCCAAAATGGAAAAAACAGTCTGCCACTAGAGCATGAAAAGAGCAACTCCTATGGGCTTTCTCGAGATTCTCATGTAGAAAAAAAATTCCGCTAAATGCTTTTTTTTTTGACTAATAATCCCCAAGAAAGCTACAAGTTGTCTCAAAGGGAACAAGTTATGACCATTTAACCCTTTCTTCTGACAACCGTTTTTTTTTAAGGAGAAAACACATGGCCAAAAAAGCACCATCAAAATTCATGCAACCAATGAACATCAGCACTGAGCTAGCTGAAGTCGTTGGGAAAGGACCGATGCCAAGAACTGAAGTGACAAAAAAGCTTTGGGCTTACATCAAAAAGAACAAAAGACAAGACCCAGACAACAAGCGCAACATCATTCCAGATGAAAAACTTGCAAAAGTATTTGGAAGCAAAAAAGCGATTAACATGTTCGATATGACTAAGAAAGTTAACAAGCATCTTTCTTAATATCCTCCCCTTTCAGTGCCGCTTTTTGATAGGCGGCACATTCTTTACATTTTTGCTCAAGCAACTTAAAAAGTTAGGTTTTCATTTCTCTCAAAATATAGTAGTTCGCTGACTTTAAATTGCCTCATATTTCTCATATTAAGTTACTTAAGAAAATTCCTTTGACAAGCTTTCGTATTAGCCAAAACCAGCTTTTGAAGTTGTTTGAGTATATACTCCAGATTCTTTACCATAGTCTCTTATGACTCAAACAATGCCAACAATTGCTGCGATCTTACTTGCGGGAGGGACGGGGTCCCGAATGGGAGGACCTATTCCCAAGCAATTCCTCCCCTTGAAAGGACAACCTATTGTCCAATACAGCTTTGATCTCTTCCTCTCTCTCCCCGAAATTTCCGAAATCATCGTTGTTTGCAAACCCCAATTCCAAACATTTTTTGAAAAAAGTCCGCTAAAACCCATCCAATTTGCTCTCCCTGGAAAAGAGCGTCAAGATTCTGTCGCGAGCGGTTTTGCTCATGTTTCTCCTTCTTGCGAATATGTCCTGATTCACGATAGTGCTCGCCCTCTTATCCAAGAAGAGGAAGTTCGAAAACTCATTGAAGAAGGACTCTTAATCGGAGCTGCCACATTGGGAGTGCCCATGAAATACACTGTCAAAGAAGTCGATGAAAACGGTATTGTCAAAAAAACCCTTGATCGGAGCCGCCTGTATAATATCCAAACCCCCCAACTTCTCAGACGCGATATCTTATCAAAAGGGTTAAAAAAAGCGCAGAAACAAGGGCTCACTTTAACTGACGATGTCTCCCTTGCCGAACTGATCCACCATCCCGTAAAGATCGTCTATGGATCGGACGAAAACCTAAAAATCACCACTCCAGAAGATTTTGAAGTCGCCAAGCAACTCGTCTATGTCTAAATATAAAATCACTTTAAGTTATGACGGTTATCCATTCGGGGGATGGCAAATCCAACCTAATACTTCTTCCATCCAAGGACACTTACAACAAGTTTTCGAACTCTTGATTGGAGAGCCCATCACCGTGATCGGATCGGGACGAACCGATGCGGGAGTTCATGCTAAAAAACAGGTT
Coding sequences within:
- a CDS encoding SWIB/MDM2 domain-containing protein; the protein is MAKKAPSKFMQPMNISTELAEVVGKGPMPRTEVTKKLWAYIKKNKRQDPDNKRNIIPDEKLAKVFGSKKAINMFDMTKKVNKHLS
- the ispD gene encoding 2-C-methyl-D-erythritol 4-phosphate cytidylyltransferase; amino-acid sequence: MPTIAAILLAGGTGSRMGGPIPKQFLPLKGQPIVQYSFDLFLSLPEISEIIVVCKPQFQTFFEKSPLKPIQFALPGKERQDSVASGFAHVSPSCEYVLIHDSARPLIQEEEVRKLIEEGLLIGAATLGVPMKYTVKEVDENGIVKKTLDRSRLYNIQTPQLLRRDILSKGLKKAQKQGLTLTDDVSLAELIHHPVKIVYGSDENLKITTPEDFEVAKQLVYV
- a CDS encoding UTP--glucose-1-phosphate uridylyltransferase — its product is MKTKSLLVTLLALSSTLQAAESDTTVHYEISRLTHLLSDLTSVSSYAEKIALLDELSEVHTYFAEASPLRTFLAGLSQDCEYTIKATFAINQGPRLFDVPANVVDPVPYFRRLLDELLVIDEFFKDIGGIVGYQCLVLSILAKTDEPHEEVTFKPPPGIDLSKEDTLEVRHAILEGIRSQKHMAEFYPVGGAADRLQLKDGQTGKGLPAACLIFQGKQLLEGMVHDLQAREYLYYKLFDEQVLTPLALMTSKVNRNDDHIQEICVKNQWFGRPRDSFKFFTQPSVPVFTEAGNWCLKKPLKLQLRPGGHGVIWKLAEEKGIFDWLHSLGKKKALVRQINNPMAAVDYGLMAFLGVGHEKNRAFGFASCERRVNAHEGMVVLKEKKTAEGKVMAVTNVEYCDFEKNGIKDKPRDETSAFSNFPSNTNILFVDLEAVQEAVQMLPFPGLLVNFRMGTHYLPTEGIKKEPIARLETTMQNIADAFAIPMQEGTPEDLPTYVTFNERRKTISTTKRKTVSDGELLETPEGCFYDFMQNAQELLSEDCGMKLLEVGDESAFLRKGPSFLMSYHPALGPFYSIIRQKIQGGEIRYGSELQLEIADLEMKSLFLDGSLLIFADNLMGHKDSHGQLVYSNRTGQCSLKNVRIENGGIDWNAEDHLFWKHEIKRRASLTIHLQGHSRFEAENVTFQGDQMIEVPDGVHLIVTEQNGKLHYERRLLSEDESFWTYQIAPDESIQLLR